TGCCGAAATCAACGGCGCGCGCATGAGCCGCATCCGTTCGTACCTCAAGCAGGTCGAAACCGCGCTCGAAAGCGGCGACAAGAAAGCGGCTGCCGATGCGCTGCACACCGCCCAGCCGGAACTGATGCGCGGCGTGGCACGCGGCGTCCTGCACAAGAACACGGCCGCCCGGAAGATGAGCCGCCTGAGCAAGCGGGTCGCCGCTCTCTAAAACCGGGCCCGCGGCACCTTGCTGCAGGTGATATTCGAAGGGGTCGCAAGCCTGTGGTTTGCGGCCCCTTCGCGCTTGTTACTGTCATGTTTCAAGTACTGTCACAAAACTCCAGGGTTTCCCGCGATTCGCATAGGCGGGATCCTCAAAACTGTTGGTAAACAGCTGTTTAGACGGACGCCTGCGGGGTTGCGCCGAGTCAATTTCTTTATTTCAGATTTTTTACCTCCCGTGCCTTGCGACTCACGCCGCTTGCCTCTCTAAAGGTGTTCGAGCCG
This is a stretch of genomic DNA from Erythrobacteraceae bacterium WH01K. It encodes these proteins:
- the rpsT gene encoding 30S ribosomal protein S20: MANTPQARKRIRRNNRRAEINGARMSRIRSYLKQVETALESGDKKAAADALHTAQPELMRGVARGVLHKNTAARKMSRLSKRVAAL